A stretch of the Nomascus leucogenys isolate Asia unplaced genomic scaffold, Asia_NLE_v1 Super-Scaffold_241, whole genome shotgun sequence genome encodes the following:
- the PNMA8B gene encoding paraneoplastic antigen-like protein 8B, whose protein sequence is MAMSILQDWCRSLDVDAYRALLVTGIPEGLEQADVEAVLQPTLLPLGTFRLRHMKGLMNEKAQAALVEFVEDVNHAAIPREIPGKDGVWRVLWKDRAQDTRVLRQMRRLLLDDGPTQAAEAGTPGEAPTPPTSETQAQDSGEVTGQAGSLLGAARNTRGGRRGRRNRTRRNRLTQKGKKRSRGGRPSAPARSEAEDSSDDSLGIVIEEIDQGDLSGEEDQSALYATLQAAARELVRQWAPCNSEGEEDGPREFLALVTVTDKAKKEEAEKEPAGAESIRLNTKEDKNGIPDLVALLAVRDTPDEEPVDSDASESDSQESGDQETEGLDNPEFVAIVAYTDPSDPWAREEMLKIASVIESLGWSDEKDKRDALRQVLSVMSKDTNGTRVKVEEAGREVDAVVLRKAGDDGDLRECISTLAQPDLPPQAKKAGRGLFRGWSEHGEDEGGLLELVALLAAQDMAEVMKEEKENAWESGKYKYPKGKLGEVLALLAARENMGSNEGSEEASDEQSEEESEDTESEASEPEDRASRKPRAKRARTAPRGLTPAGAPPTASGARKTRAGGRGRGRGVTPEKKAGSRASAQDDAAGSRKKKGSAGAGAHARAGEAKGQAPTGSKAARGKKARRGRRLPPKCR, encoded by the coding sequence ATGGCCATGAGCATTTTGCAGGACTGGTGCCGGAGCCTGGACGTGGACGCGTACAGGGCCCTGCTGGTCACCGGCATCCCGGAGGGCCTGGAGCAGGCGGACGTCGAAGCCGTCCTGCAGCCGACCCTCCTGCCCCTGGGCACGTTCAGGTTGCGACACATGAAGGGCTTGATGAACGAGAAGGCCCAGGCCGCCCTGGTGGAGTTTGTGGAGGACGTCAATCACGCTGCCATTCCCAGGGAGATCCCAGGCAAGGATGGGGTCTGGAGGGTTCTGTGGAAGGACCGTGCGCAGGACACGAGGGTCCTGAGGCAAATGAGACGCCTGCTGCTGGATGACGGGCCCACGCAGGCCGCGGAGGCTGGGACCCCCGGGGAGGCGCCCACCCCTCCCACTTCGGAGACCCAGGCCCAGGATTCTGGGGAGGTGACAGGGCAGGCTGGCTCGCTTCTTGGGGCAGCCAGGAACACAAGGGGGGGCCGTCGGGGTCGCAGAAACAGAACCAGACGCAACAGGTTGACCCAGAAGGGCAAGAAGAGAAGCCGAGGAGGGCGGCCGTCTGCTCCCGCGAGGAGTGAGGCCGAGGACTCTTCGGACGACAGCCTGGGCATCGTGATCGAGGAGATCGACCAGGGCGACCTGAGCGGAGAAGAGGACCAGAGCGCGCTGTACGCCACGCTCCAGGCGGCTGCCAGGGAGCTGGTTAGGCAGTGGGCGCCCTGCAACTCCGAGGGGGAAGAAGACGGTCCCCGCGAGTTCTTGGCTCTGGTCACTGTCACCGACAAAGCGAAGAaagaagaggcagagaaggagccAGCTGGGGCCGAATCCATCCGCTTGAACACCAAAGAAGACAAAAACGGCATCCCCGACTTAGTGGCCCTGCTGGCTGTGAGAGACACCCCGGACGAGGAGCCGGTGGACAGCGACGCTTCGGAGAGCGACTCGCAGGAAAGTGGGGACCAAGAAACAGAGGGGTTGGATAATCCTGAGTTCGTGGCCATTGTGGCCTATACCGACCCGTCGGACCCCTGGGCCCGGGAGGAGATGTTGAAAATCGCTTCTGTTATCGAGTCGCTGGGCTGGAGCGACGAGAAAGACAAGCGAGACGCCCTCCGACAGGTCTTGTCCGTCATGTCCAAGGACACTAACGGGACCCGCGTGAAGGTGGAGGAGGCGGGCCGCGAGGTGGACGCCGTGGTCCTGCGCAAGGCCGGGGACGACGGGGACCTCCGGGAGTGCATTTCCACCTTGGCGCAGCCAGATCTCCCTCCCCAGGCGAAGAAGGCTGGGCGTGGCCTCTTCCGGGGCTGGAGCGAGCACGGTGAGGACGAAGGGGGCCTTCTGGAGCTGGTGGCGCTCCTGGCTGCCCAGGACATGGCGGAGGTgatgaaggaggaaaaagaaaacgcCTGGGAAAGCGGGAAGTACAAATACCCCAAAGGCAAACTGGGGGAGGTATTGGCGCTCCTGGCCGCCCGGGAGAACATGGGGTCCAACGAGGGGTCGGAGGAGGCTTCGGACGAACAGTCCGAGGAGGAGTCGGAGGACACGGAGAGCGAGGCTTCGGAGCCGGAGGACAGGGCATCCAGGAAGCCCCGGGCCAAGAGGGCACGCACGGCCCCCCGGGGCCTGACTCCAGCCGGCGCGCCCCCCACCGCGTCCGGGGCCCGCAAAACCCGTGCGGGCGGCCGAGGCCGAGGCCGGGGCGTCACTCCCGAGAAGAAAGCTGGGAGCCGGGCCTCGGCCCAGGACGACGCCGCGGGAAGCAGGAAGAAGAAGGGGAGCGCGGGCGCGGGGGCCCATGCCAGGGCAGGCGAGGCCAAGGGCCAGGCGCCCACTGGATCCAAGGCCGCGCGCGGGAAGAAGGCCCGTCGGGGCCGGAGGCTGCCCCCTAAATGCCGCTAG